A genomic region of Exiguobacterium oxidotolerans JCM 12280 contains the following coding sequences:
- a CDS encoding YlaH-like family protein: MSAQPAVASDFSKFDIPAVAKFLGVGSDPNNLSAGFNALMITVVILTLVVFKLGFAKELAWWKSLIVYLLLAVFSAALTLVFWTWPIPEVLLAMVAILGIYRFRMWRVKRDREQTAS, encoded by the coding sequence ATGTCTGCACAACCTGCCGTTGCTTCTGATTTCTCGAAATTCGATATTCCTGCTGTCGCCAAGTTTCTTGGCGTCGGGAGTGATCCGAATAACTTAAGTGCGGGTTTCAATGCATTGATGATTACGGTCGTCATTTTGACGCTCGTCGTGTTTAAGCTAGGTTTTGCAAAGGAATTAGCGTGGTGGAAATCGCTGATCGTCTATCTTTTATTAGCTGTCTTTTCAGCGGCTTTAACACTCGTCTTTTGGACGTGGCCGATTCCTGAAGTATTGCTTGCGATGGTCGCCATCCTCGGGATTTATCGTTTCCGGATGTGGCGTGTCAAACGCGATCGAGAACAGACTGCATCTTAA
- a CDS encoding PhoH family protein, which yields MKKIYVLDTNVMLHDPLSLFQFQEHDVVIPAIVLEELDGKKRNMDEVGRNARETARILDQLREAGHLHAGVPLGNGGILRVDIGDTISDVSPFTHESNDNKILELAWSIHREQQELQSGRDVILVSKDILVRVKADAYGLVAEDYLTDHIADLTGLYTGFIEAVVDQEYIDAFYEDKRLSVDILNEKVYPNQFVILKSNVSKASAFAVVDQELPIIRALSLDIDQVWGVVPRNVQQRMAFELLLRDDVPLVTLVGKAGTGKTLLALAAGLLQVEDEHRYKKLVVARPVVPMGNDIGYLPGEMEEKLRPWMQPIYDNLEHLFNTGSGDELGNILAGMKSIQLEALTYIRGRSMPGQFIIIDEAQNLTKHEVKTILTRVGENSKIVLVGDPQQIDHPYLDEYSNGLSYAVERLKGEKMTGHVKLVKGERSNLARLAADLL from the coding sequence ATGAAAAAAATATACGTGCTCGATACTAATGTCATGCTCCACGATCCATTATCTTTATTTCAATTCCAAGAACATGATGTCGTCATACCGGCAATCGTCTTAGAAGAGCTGGACGGGAAAAAACGAAACATGGATGAAGTCGGGCGAAATGCTCGAGAGACCGCGCGGATTTTGGACCAATTAAGGGAAGCGGGGCATCTTCATGCAGGAGTGCCGCTCGGAAATGGCGGCATCCTTCGCGTCGACATCGGTGACACGATCAGTGACGTCTCACCGTTCACACATGAATCGAATGACAATAAGATTCTCGAGTTGGCGTGGTCGATTCATCGGGAACAGCAGGAACTACAGAGTGGACGTGACGTCATTCTCGTCTCAAAAGATATTCTCGTTCGTGTTAAGGCAGATGCGTACGGACTTGTCGCAGAAGATTACTTGACGGATCATATTGCGGATTTGACAGGGTTATATACGGGTTTCATTGAAGCAGTCGTCGACCAGGAATACATCGATGCCTTTTACGAAGACAAACGACTCTCAGTGGATATCTTGAATGAAAAAGTTTATCCGAATCAATTCGTCATTTTAAAAAGCAATGTATCGAAAGCGTCAGCTTTCGCTGTCGTCGATCAGGAATTGCCTATCATCCGGGCACTTTCGCTTGATATCGATCAAGTATGGGGTGTCGTCCCCCGTAACGTTCAACAGCGCATGGCGTTTGAATTGTTACTTCGGGATGATGTTCCGCTCGTTACACTCGTCGGCAAGGCAGGAACGGGGAAAACATTGCTCGCACTTGCGGCCGGGTTATTGCAAGTCGAAGATGAACATCGTTATAAAAAACTAGTCGTCGCTCGTCCTGTCGTTCCGATGGGAAATGACATCGGCTATTTACCGGGTGAGATGGAAGAGAAGCTTCGACCATGGATGCAACCGATTTATGATAATTTGGAGCACTTGTTCAATACAGGTTCGGGTGATGAACTTGGAAATATCCTAGCGGGCATGAAATCGATTCAGCTTGAGGCATTAACTTATATCCGCGGGCGGAGTATGCCGGGACAGTTCATCATCATCGATGAAGCACAAAACTTAACGAAACATGAAGTGAAAACGATTTTGACTCGTGTTGGGGAAAACTCGAAAATTGTTCTCGTCGGGGATCCACAACAAATTGACCATCCGTATCTCGATGAATATTCAAATGGTCTATCCTATGCAGTTGAACGGTTAAAAGGTGAAAAAATGACAGGGCACGTCAAACTCGTCAAAGGAGAACGGTCGAACCTCGCGCGTCTTGCGGCCGACTTGCTTTAA
- a CDS encoding pyruvate carboxylase, which yields MTKIKKILVANRGEIAIRVFRAATELGIRTVAIYSREDMGSLHRYKADEAYRIGEGKKPIEAYLDIEGIIATAKKAECDAIHPGYGFLSENIELAKRCREEGIIFIGPQEEHLYKFGDKVRARTTAIEAGLPVIPGTDGPITTIEEAYAFAEKTGYPLMVKASLGGGGRGMRVVRTEEELPEMIERAKSEALKAFGSDEIYIEKLIERPKHIEVQIIGDAHGNIIHLFERDCSVQRRHQKVVEVAPCVTLSDAGRKKICDAAVTLMKHVGYENAGTVEFLVTQDESFYFIEVNPRVQVEHTITEMITGVDIVQTQIRVAEGESLHSELVGIPVQEEIQMLGFAIQSRITSEDPENGFLPDTGKIKAYRSPGGFGVRLDGGNAYVGAEISPYYDSLLVKISTHGLTYDQAVAKMSRNLSEFRIRGIKTNIPFLSNVLKHHAFISGDYNTSFIDDTQELFIFPKRQDRGTKLLTYIGEVSVNGFPGIGKIDKPLARDVRIPKDLPTTYQAGTKALLDAEGPVRVANWLKAQEQVLLTDTTFRDAHQSLLATRMRTKDLVAIAEAEAKLLPELFSVEAWGGATFDVAYRFLSEDPWTRLMKLREQMPNVLIQMLLRGANAVGYKNYPDNVIHAFVKEAAQAGVDVFRIFDSLNNPESIQLAIDAVLPTGKIAEAAVCYTGDLFDANRPKYHLPYYVKLAKQLEASGAHIIAIKDMAGLLKPEAAYALVSALKDAVDLPIHLHTHDASGNGIYTYARAVDAGVDVVDVAASSMAGLTSQPAGGSLIHALSGHPRQPLVSAQKFEQISDYWQDVRHLYKAFELDMLAPNPTVYDHEMPGGQYSNLQQQAKAVGLGDRWSEVKSMYARVNMLFGDIVKVTPSSKVVGDMALFMVQHHLTEEDVFHRASALDFPDSVVELMKGELGTPPDGFPKQVQDAILKGVAPLTERPGKMMEPLNFDAIKHELFEKLERPITEFDALAYALYPKVFMDYSSYIARYGDVSVLDTSTFFHGMRLGETIEVEIERGKTLYLKLIQVGQPNDHGVRIVYYEMNGVPREVEVKDISVKESSSSRPKADRSNPKQIGASMPGSVLKVLVEPGARVRKGEQLLVTEAMKMETTIQAPEDGEIKAVHVNEGEAIASQDLLIEFI from the coding sequence TTGACAAAAATTAAAAAGATTCTTGTAGCAAACCGTGGTGAAATCGCAATCCGAGTATTTCGGGCAGCAACCGAATTAGGCATTCGGACAGTTGCGATTTATTCGAGAGAAGACATGGGATCGCTTCACCGTTATAAAGCAGACGAAGCATATCGGATTGGTGAGGGGAAGAAACCAATCGAAGCGTACCTAGACATTGAAGGTATCATCGCAACTGCTAAAAAAGCAGAGTGTGACGCGATTCACCCAGGGTATGGTTTTCTGTCTGAAAATATTGAACTCGCAAAACGTTGCCGTGAAGAAGGCATCATCTTCATCGGTCCACAAGAAGAACATCTTTATAAATTCGGTGACAAGGTACGAGCGCGTACGACAGCAATCGAAGCCGGCTTACCTGTCATTCCAGGAACGGACGGTCCGATTACGACGATAGAAGAAGCCTATGCTTTTGCTGAAAAAACAGGTTATCCATTGATGGTTAAAGCTTCTCTTGGTGGAGGGGGACGCGGTATGCGCGTTGTCCGGACAGAGGAAGAGCTGCCGGAAATGATTGAGCGTGCGAAATCAGAAGCATTAAAGGCTTTCGGATCAGACGAAATATACATTGAAAAATTAATTGAACGACCGAAACATATCGAAGTCCAAATCATTGGCGATGCTCATGGTAACATCATTCACTTGTTCGAGCGTGACTGCTCTGTTCAGCGTCGACATCAAAAGGTTGTCGAAGTGGCGCCATGTGTTACGCTTTCCGATGCAGGACGGAAGAAAATTTGTGACGCGGCAGTAACGCTAATGAAACACGTCGGGTATGAGAATGCAGGAACAGTCGAGTTCCTAGTGACGCAAGATGAATCGTTTTACTTCATCGAAGTTAACCCGCGTGTCCAGGTCGAGCACACAATCACGGAGATGATTACAGGCGTCGACATCGTTCAAACGCAGATTCGGGTGGCAGAAGGTGAGTCGCTCCATAGTGAGCTCGTTGGAATTCCAGTGCAAGAAGAGATTCAGATGCTTGGTTTCGCAATTCAAAGCCGGATTACATCGGAAGACCCAGAAAACGGCTTTTTACCCGATACGGGGAAAATTAAAGCTTACCGCTCACCAGGCGGTTTCGGAGTCCGTCTTGACGGAGGGAATGCATATGTCGGTGCAGAAATCTCACCATACTATGATTCACTGCTCGTTAAAATCTCGACGCATGGGCTGACGTACGATCAAGCTGTCGCGAAGATGAGCCGAAACTTAAGTGAGTTCCGGATCCGTGGCATTAAAACAAACATTCCGTTCTTAAGCAACGTCTTGAAACACCATGCATTCATCAGTGGTGACTACAACACGTCTTTCATCGATGATACACAAGAATTATTCATTTTCCCGAAACGGCAAGACCGTGGAACAAAATTATTGACGTATATCGGCGAAGTTTCTGTCAATGGATTCCCTGGTATCGGAAAAATCGACAAACCGTTAGCGCGTGATGTTCGGATTCCGAAAGATTTACCAACGACGTACCAAGCGGGTACGAAAGCGTTACTTGATGCAGAGGGGCCAGTTCGTGTTGCGAATTGGTTGAAAGCACAGGAACAGGTCTTGTTGACAGACACGACGTTCCGGGATGCACACCAGTCGTTACTTGCGACGCGGATGCGGACGAAAGATTTAGTAGCGATTGCAGAAGCGGAAGCAAAACTCTTGCCGGAATTGTTCTCGGTCGAGGCTTGGGGTGGCGCGACGTTCGATGTAGCATATCGCTTCTTGTCAGAAGATCCTTGGACTCGTTTAATGAAATTACGTGAACAAATGCCAAACGTCTTGATTCAAATGCTATTACGTGGTGCGAACGCAGTCGGTTATAAAAACTATCCGGACAACGTCATTCATGCTTTCGTCAAGGAAGCGGCCCAAGCAGGCGTTGATGTCTTCCGAATCTTTGATAGCTTGAACAATCCCGAATCAATCCAATTAGCAATTGACGCGGTCTTACCAACAGGGAAGATTGCAGAAGCAGCCGTCTGTTATACAGGCGATCTGTTCGATGCGAATCGTCCGAAGTATCACTTGCCGTATTACGTCAAGTTAGCGAAACAATTGGAAGCAAGTGGCGCGCATATCATCGCAATCAAAGATATGGCGGGGCTGTTAAAACCGGAAGCAGCGTATGCGTTAGTCTCTGCTTTAAAAGATGCTGTCGATTTACCGATCCACCTCCATACACATGATGCGAGTGGGAACGGAATCTACACGTATGCTCGGGCAGTCGATGCCGGTGTTGACGTCGTCGATGTCGCAGCTTCGAGTATGGCCGGTTTAACGAGTCAACCAGCAGGAGGTAGTTTAATCCATGCGCTGAGTGGACACCCGCGTCAGCCACTTGTTTCAGCACAGAAATTCGAACAAATTTCAGATTATTGGCAAGATGTTCGTCACTTGTATAAAGCGTTCGAACTCGATATGTTAGCACCAAATCCAACCGTTTACGACCATGAAATGCCGGGTGGACAATATTCAAATCTTCAACAACAGGCAAAAGCAGTAGGACTCGGAGATCGTTGGTCAGAAGTCAAGAGTATGTACGCCCGCGTCAACATGTTGTTTGGTGACATCGTCAAAGTAACACCATCATCTAAAGTAGTGGGAGATATGGCCTTGTTCATGGTCCAACATCACTTGACAGAAGAAGACGTCTTCCATCGTGCGAGTGCGCTCGATTTCCCGGATTCAGTCGTCGAACTGATGAAAGGTGAGCTTGGCACACCTCCAGATGGGTTCCCGAAACAAGTGCAAGATGCAATCCTCAAAGGTGTCGCACCATTAACAGAACGTCCAGGGAAAATGATGGAGCCGCTTAACTTTGACGCCATCAAACACGAATTGTTTGAAAAGCTCGAACGACCGATTACTGAATTCGATGCGCTTGCGTACGCGCTTTATCCGAAAGTGTTCATGGATTATAGTTCTTATATCGCGCGATATGGAGATGTCTCGGTCCTTGATACGAGTACTTTCTTCCACGGCATGCGACTCGGTGAAACGATCGAAGTCGAAATCGAACGTGGTAAAACGTTGTACCTCAAGTTGATTCAAGTCGGACAGCCGAATGATCACGGTGTGCGAATCGTTTATTACGAAATGAATGGTGTTCCGCGTGAAGTAGAAGTCAAGGACATTAGTGTCAAGGAAAGTTCGTCCAGTCGTCCGAAGGCGGACCGGTCGAATCCGAAACAGATTGGTGCTTCGATGCCGGGAAGTGTCTTGAAAGTTCTTGTCGAACCCGGAGCACGTGTCCGTAAAGGGGAGCAGTTGCTCGTCACGGAAGCGATGAAAATGGAAACGACGATTCAAGCACCGGAAGACGGAGAAATTAAAGCCGTCCATGTCAACGAAGGTGAAGCAATCGCAAGCCAAGATTTATTAATTGAATTCATCTGA
- a CDS encoding YlaI family protein, translated as MRVKCTICDKRETIDDWSFAAKRLRNKPVRVYLCDECNERIEQRTIAREATGNFNLYPTWASTKKRW; from the coding sequence ATGCGTGTAAAATGTACTATCTGCGATAAACGCGAAACGATCGACGACTGGTCCTTCGCAGCAAAACGCTTACGTAACAAACCGGTTCGCGTCTATTTGTGCGATGAATGCAATGAGCGTATCGAGCAACGAACGATCGCGCGCGAAGCAACCGGGAACTTTAACTTATATCCGACGTGGGCGTCTACTAAAAAAAGATGGTGA
- a CDS encoding YlaN family protein, producing MSTEIGTVHRQRALELLEADAHKIRRLIEVQLANLTMPQCPLYEEVLDTQMFGLSRQIDFAVRLELIDASEGKQLLESLEQQLSDLHDAETC from the coding sequence TTGTCAACTGAAATCGGGACAGTTCATCGCCAGCGCGCTCTTGAGCTACTAGAAGCGGATGCCCATAAAATCCGCCGGTTGATCGAGGTCCAGCTTGCGAATTTAACGATGCCACAATGTCCTCTTTATGAGGAAGTATTGGATACACAAATGTTCGGATTGTCACGCCAAATTGATTTTGCCGTTCGTCTTGAACTGATTGATGCGAGTGAAGGGAAACAATTACTCGAATCACTTGAACAGCAACTATCTGACTTACATGATGCGGAGACGTGCTGA
- a CDS encoding cryptochrome/photolyase family protein produces the protein MNIICWIRSDFRLQDNQMLAKAVEYLEQDDQATVEFVFWLNPDYIGPYEARQQYFFQALEHFSDNCKTKGLPIRFIEGDEAKFLEETAMADHLIFNAEYVEPFKTRDDAIIKKRQRQQTDRVLDRHLLHPHAVKKNDGGYYKVFTPYKNAFLKKNLPEPVQVNLDRLQAQYKKHQNDNSFIEEYFKQAQSEVDFQVGEENAQDRLHQFISSGLEQYEEDRDIPSIDGTSLMSRYLRTGEISIRTIYTQVEQAAASKGKQTYLTELIWREFYYTILMHYPESKRLPVNEQYNDIQWEDDETGFDAWKKGETGYPIVDAAMRQLNTTGWMHNRLRMIVASFLTKDLLVDWQKGEQYFQKKLVDYEAASNIGGWQWAASVGTDAVPYFRVFNPTTQSKKFDASGDFIRQYVPEIKDLPNKFIHEPTDQQREDYDYPKPIVEHDMARKRAIARFKK, from the coding sequence ATGAATATCATCTGTTGGATTAGAAGTGACTTTCGACTTCAGGATAATCAAATGTTGGCGAAAGCGGTAGAATACCTCGAGCAAGACGATCAAGCGACCGTGGAATTTGTTTTTTGGCTTAACCCGGACTATATCGGTCCTTACGAAGCGAGACAACAGTATTTCTTTCAAGCGTTGGAGCACTTTTCGGATAACTGTAAAACAAAGGGCTTGCCGATTCGTTTTATTGAAGGGGACGAAGCGAAGTTTTTAGAGGAAACGGCAATGGCAGACCATTTAATTTTTAACGCCGAATACGTCGAACCGTTTAAAACGCGCGATGATGCGATTATTAAAAAACGTCAGCGTCAACAGACGGATCGTGTACTTGATCGTCATTTGTTGCATCCGCATGCAGTCAAGAAAAATGATGGTGGCTATTATAAAGTGTTCACACCATATAAAAATGCGTTCTTAAAAAAAAATCTTCCAGAACCAGTCCAAGTGAATCTCGATCGTCTGCAAGCCCAGTATAAAAAACACCAAAATGACAACTCGTTCATCGAAGAGTACTTTAAACAGGCTCAATCTGAGGTTGATTTTCAAGTGGGTGAAGAAAATGCGCAGGACCGTTTACATCAGTTCATCTCGAGCGGACTCGAACAGTACGAAGAAGATCGGGATATCCCGTCAATCGACGGGACGAGTCTGATGTCCCGTTACCTGCGGACGGGAGAAATCAGCATTCGGACCATTTATACGCAGGTTGAGCAAGCAGCTGCTTCAAAAGGAAAACAAACTTATTTGACGGAATTAATTTGGCGTGAATTTTACTATACAATTTTGATGCACTATCCAGAGTCAAAACGTCTACCGGTAAACGAGCAGTATAATGACATTCAATGGGAAGACGATGAGACGGGGTTTGACGCGTGGAAAAAAGGTGAGACAGGTTATCCCATCGTCGATGCGGCGATGCGTCAGCTGAACACGACGGGCTGGATGCATAATCGACTCCGGATGATTGTTGCCTCCTTTTTAACAAAAGATTTGTTAGTCGATTGGCAAAAGGGTGAACAATATTTTCAGAAGAAGTTAGTCGACTATGAAGCGGCTTCGAACATCGGGGGATGGCAGTGGGCAGCATCTGTCGGAACAGACGCCGTACCATACTTCCGTGTCTTCAATCCGACGACCCAATCGAAAAAATTTGATGCGTCTGGTGACTTCATTCGTCAATATGTACCAGAGATTAAGGACTTGCCGAATAAATTCATTCATGAACCAACAGACCAGCAACGTGAAGACTATGATTACCCAAAACCAATCGTTGAGCATGATATGGCACGTAAACGGGCGATTGCTCGCTTTAAAAAGTAA
- a CDS encoding COX15/CtaA family protein: MNRKLSIFSAFVTFTMMIVLLMGGTVTKTDSGNGCGTDWPLCHGELIPTNPSVETMIEYSHRAVTGVVGLLIIALCLWTLVAFKERLDTKIFAFLAFIFMLIQSIVGAGAVVWQQSDLVMALHFGISLISFASLLILTLLIMERPGREFRETVPAFLRKLLYGLLIYTLIVVYTGAYVRHVGATYACVGWPVCSQPTMTYESWVQMIHRIMAGLLFFYTLYVHFVAIRLKHRTTQKGMAFATFFISCQVATGAWIVLGGHATYVPLLHAFLITCYFGVLSYMTYHAFRTRQDR; the protein is encoded by the coding sequence TTGAATCGAAAGCTTTCGATTTTTTCGGCATTCGTCACATTCACGATGATGATCGTATTGTTGATGGGGGGCACAGTCACAAAGACTGATTCAGGGAACGGCTGTGGAACAGACTGGCCACTCTGTCACGGAGAGCTCATTCCGACTAACCCTAGTGTAGAAACGATGATTGAATACAGCCACCGCGCCGTAACCGGTGTCGTCGGACTATTAATCATCGCATTATGTTTATGGACACTCGTCGCTTTCAAAGAGCGTCTCGATACGAAGATTTTTGCCTTTCTTGCTTTTATCTTCATGTTGATTCAATCCATCGTTGGAGCAGGTGCTGTTGTTTGGCAACAGTCGGACCTCGTCATGGCGCTCCATTTCGGGATTTCGCTTATCTCCTTCGCCTCTTTGCTCATTTTGACGCTATTAATCATGGAACGTCCAGGACGAGAATTCAGGGAAACGGTCCCAGCATTCTTACGTAAACTCCTGTACGGCCTGCTGATTTACACGCTGATCGTCGTCTATACGGGCGCATATGTACGTCACGTCGGCGCAACGTATGCCTGTGTCGGTTGGCCCGTCTGTTCGCAACCAACGATGACATACGAGTCATGGGTCCAGATGATTCATCGCATTATGGCTGGCTTATTATTCTTCTATACGTTATATGTGCACTTCGTCGCGATTCGCTTAAAGCATCGGACGACACAAAAAGGGATGGCGTTTGCTACGTTCTTCATCAGTTGCCAAGTTGCGACAGGTGCCTGGATCGTTTTAGGCGGACACGCGACTTACGTTCCACTTTTACACGCGTTCTTGATTACATGTTACTTTGGTGTACTGTCTTACATGACGTATCACGCGTTCCGGACAAGGCAAGATCGTTAA
- a CDS encoding FtsW/RodA/SpoVE family cell cycle protein yields the protein MQSKFKERRAFFDFRLFFTMLILMAISTVMVYSASVWNGGDYANTSFFEKQLMFDGLAIVAFLFVAHLNHEVLRGPIFRLVLYLITWVMLMATLFSEPLNGARAWLNFGIFLIQPIELCKFVLVVGLANYFDQKQKGTLNGVIGIVHHFIHRQISPSSTVKRMLLSLSDWILIPMLVLLAPYAIIIRMQPDDGGLFILLLITAMIWFAVGLPSGYITLGFIAIPLVGFYAYNNFSENQLKRIHVIFNPFLDAEGKGYQLINSVISIAHGGVFGVGLGNSFQKYGYLPEPETDYIMSIISEELGFVGVLVVLGLLFFLMFQGARIAQKCVSLYSSMMAIGISSIIFIQTTINIGAMSGLFPGTGVTLPFISYGGSSLLVMSTMLGVLANISMQNKHRIAYHKEVQDARTMSATSSLTKGGASVDKN from the coding sequence ATGCAATCGAAGTTTAAAGAAAGACGAGCATTTTTTGACTTTCGCTTGTTCTTTACAATGTTGATTCTGATGGCAATCAGTACGGTGATGGTTTATAGCGCTAGTGTTTGGAACGGTGGCGATTATGCGAACACTTCGTTTTTCGAGAAACAACTGATGTTTGACGGCTTGGCGATCGTGGCATTTTTATTTGTTGCGCATCTCAATCATGAAGTGCTTCGAGGTCCGATTTTTCGTTTAGTGTTGTATCTCATCACATGGGTGATGTTAATGGCGACGTTGTTTTCTGAACCGTTGAACGGGGCACGGGCGTGGTTGAACTTTGGTATTTTTTTGATTCAACCGATCGAGCTCTGTAAATTCGTCTTAGTCGTCGGGTTAGCGAATTATTTTGATCAAAAACAAAAAGGGACGTTGAATGGCGTCATCGGAATCGTTCATCACTTCATCCACCGTCAAATCTCTCCTTCATCTACCGTTAAACGGATGTTACTTAGTTTGTCTGATTGGATTTTAATTCCGATGCTTGTCTTGCTGGCGCCTTATGCAATCATCATCCGGATGCAACCCGATGATGGGGGATTGTTCATCTTGTTGTTGATTACGGCAATGATTTGGTTTGCTGTCGGATTACCGAGTGGGTACATCACATTAGGGTTCATCGCAATACCGTTAGTTGGTTTCTATGCGTATAATAATTTTTCGGAGAATCAGCTGAAACGAATCCATGTCATCTTCAACCCGTTCCTCGATGCGGAGGGAAAAGGCTATCAATTGATCAATTCGGTCATTTCAATTGCCCATGGCGGTGTGTTCGGTGTCGGGTTAGGGAATAGTTTTCAGAAATATGGATATTTACCTGAACCAGAAACCGATTACATCATGTCAATTATTTCGGAAGAACTTGGATTTGTCGGCGTACTTGTCGTCCTTGGATTACTGTTTTTCTTAATGTTTCAAGGTGCGAGAATCGCCCAAAAATGTGTTTCGCTGTATTCAAGCATGATGGCGATTGGTATTTCTTCCATCATCTTCATCCAGACAACGATCAATATCGGTGCCATGTCAGGCTTGTTCCCGGGAACCGGGGTCACGTTACCATTCATCAGTTACGGGGGGTCTTCGTTGCTCGTCATGAGTACGATGCTCGGTGTGCTAGCGAATATTTCCATGCAAAATAAACATCGAATAGCGTATCATAAAGAAGTGCAAGATGCACGGACGATGAGCGCAACGAGTTCATTAACAAAAGGGGGAGCATCAGTTGACAAAAATTAA
- a CDS encoding PQQ-dependent sugar dehydrogenase has protein sequence MNKWSWLAPLSLTMLLVGCATDSKTEESSQTDAKQETEEGADIIFESLQAPWNVEMSGDTFYITERDGKIVEGTQGDYSRTVPRLTEEVVAEGEGGLLGMALDPDFEENQLAYVYHTYEQAGELRNRVISIERKDGDWTEKSILLDGIPGSSIHNGGRIEIGPDGYLYVTAGDAAVPENAQKLSSLAGKILRMDLTGEPVEGNLEGYVYSYGHRNPQGLVFVGNQLFATEHGQSGHDEINKIEQKNYGWPLIEGTEKQQGLVTPWYEVGNRSVAPSGVTELDGKLYFGTLVGQSLRSIEEGTKQVEQVVTDRGRIRDVMTDGTSLYFLTNNTDGRGNPEKDDDVFVRFDP, from the coding sequence ATGAATAAATGGAGCTGGCTCGCCCCGCTGAGTCTTACGATGTTATTAGTCGGCTGTGCGACTGATTCAAAGACGGAGGAGTCGAGTCAAACAGATGCTAAACAAGAGACTGAAGAGGGAGCCGACATCATTTTCGAGTCCCTGCAGGCACCTTGGAATGTCGAGATGTCAGGGGATACATTTTATATTACAGAACGAGATGGAAAGATCGTCGAAGGAACACAAGGGGATTATTCGCGAACAGTCCCACGTCTGACGGAAGAAGTCGTGGCGGAGGGGGAAGGTGGACTACTTGGAATGGCGCTTGATCCCGACTTTGAAGAGAATCAGCTCGCTTATGTATACCATACGTATGAACAAGCAGGTGAGCTACGGAATCGTGTCATTTCAATCGAACGGAAGGATGGGGACTGGACGGAGAAAAGCATTTTACTGGATGGCATTCCAGGGTCCTCGATTCATAATGGCGGTCGAATCGAGATTGGGCCGGATGGTTACCTGTACGTCACGGCAGGAGATGCTGCAGTTCCCGAGAACGCGCAGAAGCTGTCCTCCTTGGCCGGGAAAATTTTACGGATGGACTTAACGGGAGAGCCGGTTGAAGGGAATCTAGAGGGATACGTCTATAGTTATGGTCATCGTAATCCGCAAGGTCTTGTTTTTGTCGGAAATCAGCTTTTTGCGACCGAACATGGTCAAAGCGGACATGATGAAATCAATAAGATTGAGCAGAAAAATTATGGGTGGCCGTTGATTGAGGGGACCGAAAAGCAACAAGGATTAGTCACACCGTGGTATGAAGTGGGAAATCGTTCCGTTGCACCAAGCGGGGTGACGGAACTCGATGGGAAATTGTATTTCGGTACGTTGGTCGGGCAGAGCCTTCGCTCGATTGAAGAGGGCACGAAGCAAGTCGAACAAGTCGTAACGGATCGTGGACGCATTCGTGACGTCATGACAGATGGAACTTCACTATATTTCCTCACGAACAATACGGATGGCCGTGGAAATCCTGAGAAGGATGATGATGTTTTTGTCCGGTTCGACCCGTAA